Sequence from the Synergistales bacterium genome:
CCCTTTGCCGTCCGGTTGTATCCCGGCGTTGAAGCGGAGCTGACAGCCAGCGTCGAAAGCGAGTAGCGATGTCCGGCGGTTCGCTGTTTGACCGGGTGCCCCCCCACAGCCTCGAAGCGGAACGGGCGGTGCTGGGCTCCTGTCTTCTGGAGCGGGAGGCCCTGCTCGAGGCGACGGAGACGCTCACCCCCGATGACTTCTACGACCAGACCCATCGCCGCTGTTTCGATGTCATCCACGATATGGCCAGGAAGGACCGGCCTGTGGATCCCCTCACCTTCTGGGAGGAGATCCAGAATCGGCAGCTCGAGGAGACCGTGGGGGGACAGACCTTCATCGCCGCCTTCGTCGACAGCGTTCCCACCACGGCCAATGCGGCCTACCACGCCCGCATCGTCCGTGACAAGGCCACACGCAGAAGGCTGATCCAGGCGGCGTCGGATATCGCCCGGCTGGGGTACCAGGAGGGGCGGGATGTGGCGGAGGTGCTCGATGAGGCGGAGCGCCATAT
This genomic interval carries:
- a CDS encoding replicative DNA helicase (unwinds double stranded DNA), with translation MSGGSLFDRVPPHSLEAERAVLGSCLLEREALLEATETLTPDDFYDQTHRRCFDVIHDMARKDRPVDPLTFWEEIQNRQLEETVGGQTFIAAFVDSVPTTANAAYHARIVRDKATRRRLIQAASDIARLGYQEGRDVAEVLDEAERHIFEISQSGSGKAFRHVGDILPPTFQAIEENYQRGEPVTGTSTGFTDFDRITGGM